One window of the Anopheles cruzii chromosome 2, idAnoCruzAS_RS32_06, whole genome shotgun sequence genome contains the following:
- the LOC128276664 gene encoding uncharacterized protein LOC128276664, translating into MKTGYGLSTGDLGYLGYGSKPYSSLTYLGSPKGYNATAGGLRTKSAFDKDSSIMSKVKKPKIRKTSTDKIDTPLYKKKTFDFTDYAYREAVNRLKFLLTEAYEPTKVATSFYYRGVDDGKSEVSDNQSITVERPSLTDVSKYFPHRYGGALARRYSFLSKDVSPQPVVPAGAGALKPAISGLEVAQPPPELLGFIEKQEGYIEQLERESQYCREELSTLLKKVKDVVSENEALTDRSRSKALYQLESSESEDVDYDRARAKGKSLSGPSIVFESRISELEAQLAQSQIDLKKLFAENEENKHKLLHGASDVGNADAYRKQVENLQRDKQSLEETVRKLQLSIDQLKDSEASNFSKSQRSRDLVEQVAFERNQGEIEIRRLKDELERQHERVREVQHEMAKRIADERANAERRYTFHVDQLGGDLSSQWEHATKLQLEVERMKRGESDCKRELAQKNSQIDELKLELKNKTVIFMSDLNQASAEKQSLEQEITSLRLQLERAERQSKVEVSRLNAEITSLRQRLDRADADLLHSKRENLKLGDEVASLEKELTLGELNRETRPSKELAKIISDMENKHATTVSELEGMVQDQKQLMEKLTAECKSLTHKLEDTTQKHKEEKLELRRTNSELMERLKQIWTNYKQISPAFRKSSAASSGADDVPEPAKAANQERRINDKLQTSDLGPEVPHPDIPMQTTDEPASMIRPLPSTALLWEANPLDRSLEHPIDSSTPLRRNPRHCPETTPSWTMASPRERDEASHGCLAARSPTRMARMVDRPLAPPGVREPPRRSQSMDVLSRNVCPEPAIPLNRTAPEVEPREVVADCRENLSLINELRANRCSHQLPDPRVPATDRIRCSTPQQTLSSSSSSNSSSSSSIEISPTSNSNQRISSTRCSTTSQRAQCSAMEPPQDTIHRSSSTKDTVTSSMNSNSKHMTSSSTKAISSHMTHSSTPLSKFMMNPATPPELAALPCNSSSNSLLHHPHQQLPQYHSPLPKYQHHQPQQLQHHQSHRPPPYQPEAGSSPQVGRLQDQWNPRRATERWGAPVPLLEQAQTDSDTNSRQALDGKPNLCCNSLPRQQQPWNCDFQPINSYPHLCISSPSLFGSSPDVSLTPSPTSTVLQNYDVASPNPR; encoded by the exons ATGAAAACCGGATATGGCCTGAGTACGGGCGACCTGGGATACTTGGGCTACGGCTCAAAGCCCTACTCATCGCTAACTTACCTCGGCAGCCCCAAAGGATACAATGCCACTGCAGGTGGATTGAGAACGAAAAGTGCATTCGACAAGGATTCGTCCATAATGTCCAAAGTGAAGAAGCCGAAAATAAG GAAAACGTCGACTGACAAAATCGACACACCGTTGTACAAGAAGAAAACATTCGACTTTACCGACTACGCGTACCGCGAGGCGGTGAATCGGCTAAAGTTTCTGCTGACCGAGGCGTACGAGCCAACCAAGGTTGCTACCTCTTTCTACTACCGCGGTGTTGACGATGGCAAATCGGAAGTGTCCGACAATCAATCGATCACCGTTGAGCGGCCTTCGCTGACGGATGTTTCGAAGTACTTTCCGCACCGTTACGGCGGAGCGCTCGCACGCAGGTACAGCTTTCTCAGCAAGGACGTGTCGCCGCAACCAGTGGTACCGGCGGGAGCCGGAGCGCTAAAGCCAGCCATCTCCGGGCTGGAAGTTGctcaaccaccaccggagctGTTGGGATTCATAGAGAAGCAGGAGGGCTATATTGAGCAGCTGGAGCGCGAGTCGCAGTACTGCAGG GAGGAACTCTCGACGCTACTGAAGAAAGTGAAGGATGTGGTGTCGGAAAACGAAGCACTAActgatcgatcgcgatcgaagGCACTGTACCAGCTCGAATCGTCCGAGAGCGAAGACGTGGACTATGACCGCGCACGCGCCAAAGGAAAGTCACTGTCGGGACCGAGCATCGTGTTCGAGTCGCGCATCAGTGAGTTGGAGGCCCAGCTGGCCCAATCGCAGATCGATCTGAAGAAGCTGTTTGCCGAGAACGAGGAGAACAAGCACAAATTGCTGCACGGTGCGAGCGACGTGGGCAACGCGGACGCCTACCGGAAACAGGTGGAAAATTTGCAACG CGATAAACAGAGCCTGGAAGAAACGGTACGCAAGCTGCAGCTCTCGATCGATCAGCTGAAGGACTCGGAGGCGTCCAACTTTAGCAAGTCGCAGCGAAGTCGGGACTTGGTCGAACAGGTGGCTTTTGAGCGAAACCAGGGGGAGATCGAAATTCGACGGCTCAAG GATGAACTAGAGCGTCAGCACGAGCGCGTACGGGAGGTACAGCACGAGATGGCCAAGCGAATTGCGGATGAGCGTGCTAATGCCGAGCGCCGTTACACCTTTCACGTCGATCAACTCGGTGGCGACCTGAGCAGCCAGTGGGAGCACGCCACCAAACTTCAGCTGGAGGTGGAGCGGATGAAGCGTGGTGAATCAGACTGTAAGCGCGAGCTGGCCCAAAAGAACTCCCAAATCGACGAGCTGAAGTTGGAGCTGAAGAACAAAACTGTGATCTTCATGTCCGATCTCAACCAGGCGAGCGCCGAGAAGCAGTCGTTGGAGCAGGAAATTACTTCGCTAAG ACTCCAGTTGGAGCGAGCTGAGCGCCAGTCAAAGGTAGAAGTTTCCCGTTTGAACGCCGAAATAACGTCGCTTCGTCAGCGCCTTGACCGGGCCGATGCGGACCTGCTACACTCAAAGCGGGAAAATCTCAAACTCGGTGACGAGGTGGCATCGCTAGAGAAGGAG CTAACTCTCGGAGAGCTGAATAGGGAAACGAGACCCTCCAAGGAGCTGGCGAAAATAATTTCGGACATGGAAAACAAGCATG CGACCACCGTTTCCGAACTCGAGGGCATGGTACAAGATCAAAAACAGCTCATGGAAAAACTAACTGCAGAATGCAAAAGCTTGACGCACAAGTTAGAGGACACCACACAGAAGCATAA AGAGGAGAAACTAGAGCTACGCCGCACGAATTCCGAACTGATGGAGCGCTTAAAGCAAATCTGGACCAATTACAAACAGATCAGTCCAGCGTTTCGGAAGTCGAGCGCTGCGAGTTCCGGTGCCGATGACGTACCGGAACCAGCGAAGGCTGCCAATCAAGAACGACGGATAAACGATAAG CTCCAAACGTCGGATCTAGGCCCGGAAGTACCGCATCCCGATATCCCAATGCAAACAACGGACGAACCAGCATCGATGATACGGCCGCTACCAAGTACGGCTCTGCTGTGGGAGGCAAATCCTCTCGACCGGAGTCTCGAACATCCGATCGACAGCAGTACACCGCTCCGACGCAACCCCCGCCACTGTCCCGAAACAACTCCGTCGTGGACTATGGCGAGCCCAAGGGAGAGAGACGAAGCGAGTCACGGTTGTCTCGCAGCTCGGTCACCAACGAGGATGGCCCGAATGGTGGATCGTCCGTTGGCGCCCCCGGGCGTTCGGGAGCCACCTCGAAGGAGCCAGAGTATGGACGTGCTGAGCAGGAACGTCTGTCCAGAGCCAGCGATTCCACTAAACCGGACAGCGCCGGAGGTGGAGCCTCGGGAAGTAGTGGCCGATTGTCGCGAGAATCTGTCGCTGATCAACGAGCTTCGCGCCAATCGATGCAGTCATCAGTTGCCGGATCCCAGGGTACCGGCTACGGACAGGATCCGATGCAGTACGCCGCAGCAGACGctcagctccagcagcagcagcaacagcagcagcagcagcagtataGAGATTTCGCctaccagcaacagcaaccagcGGATCAGCAGTACCAGATGCTCGACGACCAGTCAGCGGGCGCAGTGTTCGGCGATGGAGCCACCACAGGATACGATccatcgcagcagcagtacgaaGGATACAGTGACCAGCAGTatgaacagcaacagcaagcatatgaccagcagcagtaccaaGGCTATCAGCAGTCATATGACACACAGCAGTACGCCCCTGAGCAAGTTTATGATGAATCCAGCTACGCCACCGGAACTAGCGGCACTTCCGTGCAACAGCAGCTCCAACAGCCTCCTGCACCACCCGCACCAACAGTTGCCCCAATATCACAGCCCCCTGCCCAAGtatcagcaccaccagccccagcagctccagcaccATCAGTcgcaccgaccaccaccataccaaccggaagcgggaaGCAGTCCGCAGGTGGGAAGGCTACAGGATCAGTGGAACCCAAGGAGAGCAACCGAACGGTGGGGAGCACCCGTGCCTCTTCTCGAGCAGGCACAAACGGACAGCGATACAAACAGCCGTCAGGCACTGGACGGTAAGCCCAACCTCTGCTGCAACAGTTtgccgcggcagcagcaaccctGGAACTGTGACTTCCAGCCTATCAACAGCTACCCTCATCTGTGCATCAGCAGTCCCAGTCTGTTCGGTAGCAGCCCCGACGTAAGCCTTACACCTTCCCCCACATCAACTGTGCTTCAAAATTACGATGTGGCCAGTCCCAATCCGCGCTAA
- the LOC128278387 gene encoding proteasome subunit beta type-5 yields MALVDVCGLSQSSLLGESSLGKGFFNQDIMVNSQNLLNNMSLAVPPFQDPAINLAKLQAAGESSGIKMNFDHGTTTLGFRFQGGVILAVDSRATGGQFIGSQTMKKIVEINDYLLGTLAGGAADCVYWDRVLAKECRIYELRNKERISVAAASKIMSNIVYYYKGMGLSMGMMLAGYDKRGPQLYYIDSEGTRTPGKVFSVGSGSIYAYGVLDSGYHWDLTDEQAQDLGRRAIYHATHRDAYSGGIVRVYHIKPTGWVNISNQDCMDLHYKFQDEKNKKFGEHA; encoded by the exons ATGGCTCTCGTCGACGTGTGCGGTCTTTCTCAGAGTAGCCTGTTGGGCGAGTCTTCATTGGGAAAAGGTTTCTTCAACCAAGACATTATGGTTAACAGCCAAAATTTGCTTAACAACATGTCGCTGGCCGTCCCTCCGTTCCAAGAT CCGGCAATCAACTTGGCCAAACTTCAGGCGGCCGGCGAATCAAGTGGCATTAAGATGAATTTCGATCACGGAACTACCACGCTGGGGTTCCGGTTCCAAGGGGGTGTTATTTTGGCTGTCGACTCGCGTGCCACTGGCGGGCAGTTCATTGGGTCGCAGACCATGAAGAAAATCGTTGAAATCAACGACTATTTGCTGGGAACGTTGGCGGGTGGCGCGGCCGATTGTGTCTACTGGGACCGGGTGCTGGCTAAAGAGTGCCGCATTTACGAGCTGCGGAACAAGGAAAGAATCTCCGTAGCCGCCGCCAGTAAGATTATGTCGAACATTGTTTATTACTACAAGGGCATGGGTCTCAGCATGGGAATGATGCTGGCCGGATACGACAAACGG GGGCCCCAGTTGTACTACATCGACTCGGAAGGAACGCGTACGCcaggaaaagttttctccgTGGGCAGCGGCTCGATCTACGCGTACGGTGTCCTAGATTCGGGCTACCATTGGGATCTGACAGACGAGCAGGCACAAGATCTCGGTAGACGCGCGATCTATCACGCAACGCACCGAGATGCCTACTCCGGGGGTATCGTTCGCGTGTATCACATCAAGCCGACCGGATGGGTTAACATTTCAAACCAGGACTGTATGGATCTGCACTACAAGTTCCAGGATGAGAAGAATAAGAAGTTTGGTGAACATGCTTAG
- the LOC128278386 gene encoding coatomer subunit delta, giving the protein MVLIAAAVCTKAGKTIVSRQFVEMTKARIEGLLAAFPKLMTSGKQHTFVETDSVRYVYQPLEKLYMLLITTKASNILEDLETLRMFSKVIPEYCRSLEEKEIIENAFDLIFAFDEIVALGYRESVNLSQIKSFVEMDSHEEKVYQAVRQTQERDAKQKMRERAKELQRQRMEQKKGGISGRVGLGPIGSASSAEGFGVSTTIIGGMSSDSMSSSLNSSTVNIGEIKPTPAVPAPKQSGAPRKALKLGGKSRDADTFVDQLKNEGETVASTPLPTATASAGAKAKPVSDVPMDDVHLRIEDKIVVRIGRDGGLQAFELSGLLTLRISDDKFGRIKVQLDNADQRGIQMQTHPNVDKELFRNQNQIGLKNPAKPFPLNTDVGVLKWRYQTQDESAVPLTINCWPSENAEGGCDVNIEYELEHLRLELHDVCITIPLPMGITPSIAECDGDYNHDSRKNTLQWNLPVIDASTKQGSMEFTVPNSIPGDFFPLDVTFSSKIPYAELAPAKVLLVEDGSEAKFSAETVFYTDKFEIV; this is encoded by the exons ATG GTGCTCATAGCGGCCGCAGTATGTACAAAGGCTGGAAAAA CGATCGTTTCGCGGCAGTTTGTTGAAATGACGAAAGCCCGCATCGAGGGTTTGTTGGCCGCATTTCCAAAGTTGATGACGTCCGGCAAACAGCACACGTTCGTGGAGACGGACTCAGTGCGGTATGTGTATCAGCCGCTGGAAAAGCTCTACATGCTGCTCATCACGACGAAAGCGAGCAACATTCTGGAGGACCTGGAAACGCTGCGAATGTTCTCGAAAGTGATTCCCGAGTACTGTCGGTCGCTGGAGGAAAAGGAAATCATCGAGAATGCGTTCGATTTGATCTTTGCGTTCGACGAAATCGTCGCGCTCGGCTACCGAGAGAGCGTGAACCTGAGCCAGATCAAATCGTTCGTAGAGATGGATTCGCACGAGGAGAAGGTCTATCAAGCCGTTCGGCAAACGCAGGAGCGTGACGCGAAGCAAAAGATGCGCGAGCGCGCCAAGGAGTTACAGCGTCAGCGAATGGAGCAAAAGAAGGGAGGGATTAGTGGGCGCGTTGGCCTTGGTCCCATAGGTTCGGCGTCTTCGGCGGAAGGGTTCGGCGTCTCTACCACCATCATCGGGGGAATGTCCAGCGATAGCATGTCGTCGTCGCTTAATTCGTCGACAGTCAATATCGGTGAAATcaaaccaacaccagcagtACCGGCACC GAAACAAAGTGGAGCCCCAAGAAAAGCCCTCAAGTTGGGTGGAAAGTCTCGCGATGCCGATACGTTTGTTGATCAGCTCAAAAATGAGGGCGAAACAGTTGCTTCCACACCACTACCTACCGCAACGGCATCAGCTggggcgaaggcgaaaccCGTTTCGGATGTACCGATGGATGA TGTCCACTTACGTATTGAGGACAAGATTGTGGTTCGCATTGGGCGCGACGGAGGTCTGCAAGCGTTTGAATTGTCCGGGTTGCTTACCTTGCGAATCTCGGACGACAAATTCGGCCGCATCAAGGTGCAGCTAGACAACGCGGATCAACGTGGCATTCAGATGCAGACACACCCGAACGTGGACAAGGAGCTGTTTCGCAACCAGAATCAGATCGGGTTGAAAAATCCGGCCAAACCGTTCCCGCTGAACACGGATGTCGGAGTGCTGAAGTGGCGTTATCAGACGCAGGATGAATCAGCGGTTCCATTGACGA TTAATTGCTGGCCATCCGAAAACGCTGAAGGTGGCTGCGATGTAAACATTGAGTACGAACTAGAACATCTGCGGCTGGAGTTGCACGATGTTTGCATAACGATTCCACTGCC CATGGGCATTACACCTTCGATAGCCGAGTGTGATGGAGACTATAACCACGATTCGCGCAAGAACACATTACAGTGGAACTTGCCGGTCATCGATGCGTCCACCAAACAGGGTTCAATGGAATTCACTGTTCCGAACTCAATTCCCGGGGACTTTTTCCCACTCGAT GTAAcgttttcttcgaaaattcCGTACGCCGAGCTGGCTCCCGCCAAGGTGCTGCTTGTGGAAGATGGTTCTGAAGCGAAATTCTCGGCGGAAACGGTCTTCTACACGGACAAGTTCGAAATAGTATAA
- the LOC128278385 gene encoding mitochondrial DNA helicase — MLMKRLLQSLTKPVHNGNRLWNSGVNLNGPDCVSKPSRLGPVDSVARTRYLSMGIHHPSFDESQKPVTVSLYQIKKTIKASSSSGGESVEGATCIQTFCPVCHTVPGAVAQNDPLAEPCPRIYINKTTGNFTCSSCQYLGRWEHIEKFFLPYNRSPKSVQEMRKLRDAFLEIKKEQEGSTVSLPVDVVALDAESAKTVLIQLQLDEHINPETLVTLKARWNSESNELVVPLVDVEDRVVGFKILRRSDCGGEISERTIPEANASGIIYLRCPSGTGAKAKDQSQTNAILVLTVLDLLALGSIKLNATAVCLPHGLKSLPQQCLPALERFQRLTLWFNYDTAGWDTARHYAKKLDERRCLFVRPTDQHPTPYQALGQKEGLELRAILAKAQTILHQSITTFRTLRQDVLSDLQNIDKVQGVKWQRYPSLNKLLKGHRKGELTVLTGPTGCGKTTFMSDYSLDLAQQGVSTLWGSFEIRNTRLAATLLRQMLGRPLSDNLVEFERCADEFERLPIYFMTFHGQQPIKLVMEAIEHAQYVHDIHHVIIDNLQFMMGVLDEGKHLDRYWKQDAIIGSFRSFATRRNCHVTLVIHPRKERDTDELTTSSIFGGAKASQEADNVLIIQDKRLTSVRGKKYLQVAKNRYSGDLGIMPLDFDKGSLSYAQRKKQKEGSDDTATEPGDAHGVIL, encoded by the exons ATGCTGATGAAGCGGTTGTTACAGTCACTTACTAAACCTGTTCACAATGGAAATCGATTATGGAACAGTGGTGTTAACTTGAATGGGCCAGATTGTGTTTCCAAACCCTCACGGTTAGGCCCGGTGGACAGTGTGGCTCGCACGCGGTATCTTAGCATGGGGATTCACCATCCCTCATTTGATGAAAGCCAAAAGCCGGTCACCGTGTCGCTGTATCAGATCAAGAAAACTATCAAAGCATCTAGTTCCTCTGGAGGCGAAAGTGTGGAAGGTGCAACTTGCATTCAAACATTTTGCCCCGTGTGCCATACCGTGCCGGGCGCAGTAGCGCAAAATGATCCGCTCGCTGAACCTTGCCCCCGAATTTACATCAATAAAACGACCGGAAACTTTACATGCTCTTCATGCCAGTATCTGGGCCGATGGGAGCATATagaaaagtttttccttccctACAATCGCTCACCAAAGTCCGTGCAGGAGATGCGTAAGCTGCGTGACGCCTTTTTAGAgataaaaaaagaacaagaagGTAGCACCGTTTCGCTACCGGTTGATGTGGTGGCCCTCGATGCGGAAAGTGCCAAAACCGTGCTAATACAACTACAGTTGGACGAG CATATCAATCCGGAAACGCTGGTAACGCTGAAAGCACGTTGGAACTCAGAAAGCAACGAGTTGGTCGTACCTCTCGTAGATGTGGAGGATCGGGTTGTTGGCTTCAAGATACTTCGACGGAGTGACTGCGGCGGAGAGATCTCCGAACGAACGATACCGGAAGCAAACGCAAGTGGCATCATTTACCTTCGCTGTCCTTCGGGGACTggtgcgaaagcgaaagaccAAAGCCAAACGAACGCAATTCTGGTGCTAACAGTGCTTGATTTGCTGGCGCTCGGGAGTATAAAATTAAATG CCACTGCGGTCTGTCTTCCGCACGGACTCAAGAGTCTCCCGCAGCAGTGCCTTCCCGCGCTGGAAAGGTTTCAACGGCTGACACTGTGGTTCAACTATGACACGGCAGGGtgggacacggcacggcactacGCAAAAAAATTGGACGAACGGCGCTGCCTGTTTGTACGACCAACAGACCAACATCCCACACCGTACCAGGCTCTTGGCCAAAAAGAGGGCCTGGAGCTGAGGGCGATCCTGGCGAAAGCACAAACGATTCTGCATCAATCGATCACAACGTTCCGAACGCTGCGCCAGGACGTGCTTAGCGATCTACAGAACATCGATAAGGTGCAGGGTGTCAAGTGGCAGCGCTATCCGTCGCTCAACAAACTGCTCAAAGGCCACCGCAAAGGCGAGCTGACCGTGCTGACTGGGCCCACGGGCTGTGGAAAGACGACCTTCATGTCGGACTACTCGCTCGACCTGGCCCAGCAAGGTGTTTCGACGCTCTGGGGATCGTTCGAGATACGCAACACGCGACTGGCGGCCACGTTGCTTCGACAGATGCTGGGCCGCCCGTTGAGTGACAACCTCGTTGAATTTGAGCGATGCGCCGACGAGTTCGAGCGGTTGCCGATCTATTTTATGACCTTTCACGGCCAGCAACCGATCAAGCTGGTAATGGAAGCGATCGAGCACGCGCAGTATGTGCACGACATCCACCACGTGATTATTGACAATCTGCAGTTCATGATGGGTGTTCTCGACGAGGGAAAGCATCTCGATCGGTACTGGAAGCAGGATGCGATCATTGgatcgttccgttcgtttgccACACGCCGCAACTGTCACGTGACGCTCGTGATACATCCGCGGAAGGAGCGCGACACGGACGAACTGACGACCAGCTCGATCTTTGGCGGCGCGAAGGCATCCCAGGAGGCGGACAACGTGCTGATCATACAGGACAAGCGGTTGACGTCGGTACGGGGCAAAAAATATCTGCAGGTGGCGAAGAACCGTTACAGCGGCGATCTCGGCATCATGCCGCTGGATTTTGATAAAGGAAGCCTCAGTTACGCACAGcgaaagaaacagaaagaggGAAGTGACGACACGGCAACCGAACCTGGCGATGCGCACGGTGTGATACTTTAG
- the LOC128278388 gene encoding cysteine-rich PDZ-binding protein: MVCEKCEQKLGKVITPDPWKAGARNTTEGGGRKINENKALSSAKTRYNPIAGNFAPCRICKQKIHQAGSHYCQQCAYKKGICAMCGKKLLDVKNYRQSSA; the protein is encoded by the exons ATGGTTTGTGAGAAGTGCGAACAGAAACTTGGCAAAGTAATTACTCCAGACCCGTGGAAAGCGGGAGCCAGAAACACCACCGAAGGAGGTGGAAGGAAAATCAACGAAAACAAAGCGCTGAGCAGCGCGAAGACCCGATACAATCCGATTGCCGGTAACTTCGCGCCGTGTCG GATTTGTAAGCAAAAGATTCACCAAGCAGGGTCGCATTACTGTCAACAGTGCGCCTACAAAAAGGGCATCTGCGCTATGTGCGGCAAAAAGCTACTGGATGTCAAGAACTACCGGCAGTCATCGGCCTAG